Below is a genomic region from Caulobacter rhizosphaerae.
TCGACGCCGAGGTTGTGACCGCGGCCCAGGCGGCGGGCGTGCACGAGCTGATCCTGCGCCTGCCCAAGGGCTATGACACCGTCCTGGGCGCCGGCGGGCGCGGGCTGTCGGCCGGCCAGGCCCAGCGCGTGGCCCTGGCCCGGGCCCTCTACGGCCAGCCGCCGCTGCTGATCCTGGACGAGCCCAACTCGGCCCTCGACGCCGACGGCGAGGCGGCGCTGAACAACGCCATCCTGGCCGCCAAGGCGCGGGGCGCGACGATCCTGATCGTCGCCCACCGCACCGGTATCCTCAATGTCGCCGACCGCCTGCTGGTGCTGCGGGAAGGCCAGGTCGAGATGGTCGGTCCGCGCGCCGAGGTCGTGGCCAAGATGGCCGCCGCCGCTCAGGCCGCCGCCCAGGCTCCGGGCAAGCCCGGCTCGACCGTCACCCCTCTGCAGGCCGCCAAGCCATGACCGACGCCACCTTCCAGGCCCCCGGGACCGCCGGCGAGGCCGCCGCCAAGATCCCGCCGCGCCTTTCGGACGACCCGGTGCGCATCATCCGGATCGGGGCCGGGGTGGCGGGCCTGTTCTTCGTCGGCTTCCTGGGCTGGGCGGCCCTGGCGCCGCTGGACGCCGGGGCCTACGCCCACGGGGTGGTCGCCGTGGCTGGCAACCGCCAGGCGGTGCAGAGCCGCGAGGGCGGCGTGGTCACCGCCATCCGGGTGGTCGAGGGTCAGAGCGTGGTCAAGGGCCAGATCCTGGTGGAGCTGTCGGCCTCGGAGCTGCGGGCCAGCGAGCGCGGCATGACCGGCGAGGTCCTGACCCTGCTGGCTCAGCGCGCCCGGCTGGTCGCCGAGCGCGACCGCCTGCCGACCATCGCCGCGCCGCCGGAGTTCGCCGACCTCACGCCGGAGGACAAGCCCCTGGCCGACGACGCCCTGCGCCTGCAGCGTCAGCAGTTCCAGGCTCGCCGCAGCTCGCTGCAGACCCAGCGCGGGGTGCTCAACCAGCGTGTCCTGCAGCTGAGCCAGCAGAGCAGCGGCGCCGAGCGCCAGCTGGACGCCAACCGCGAGCAGCAGAAGCTGATCGAGGAGGAGCTGAAGGGCGTGCAGGAGCTGGCCGCCAAGGGCTTCGCGCCCAAGACCCGGGTCCTGGCCCTGCAGCGCAGCGCCGCCTCCCTGACCGGGGAGGACGGGGCCTATCGCGCCCAGATCGCCCGCTCGGCCGAACAGATCGGCGAGACCAAGCTGCAGACCCTGTCGCTGGAGCGCCAGATGATGGAGGAGGTCTCCGGCCAGCTGCGCGACGTGCAGGTGCGGCTGGACGACCTGCAGCCCAAGGTGCTGGCCGCCCGCGAGCAGCTGGCCCGGGCCACGGTCCGCGCCCCGTCCGGCGGCAAGGTGGTGGGACTGAACGTCTTCACGGTGGGCGGCGTGGTCGCCCCCGGCCAGACCCTGATGGAGATCGTGCCGCAGGACCGGCGGCTGGTGATCCAGGCCAAGGTCTCGCCCAATGACGCCGACGATCTCAAGCCCGGCCAGAAGACCCAGATCCGCTTCACGTCCCTGCACGAACGCGACCTGCCGCTGCTGAACGGCACCCTGACCGAACTGTCGGCCGACAGCTTCACCGACGAGAAGACCGGCGTGCAGTACTTCCGCGCCGAGGTCTCGGCCCCGCCCGAGGAACTGGACAAGATCCGCAAGATCCGCGGCGCCCAGTCGGGCCTGCAGGCCGGCCTGCCGGTCGAGGTGCTGATCCCGCTGCGCAAGCGCTCGGCCCTGGCCTATCTGGTCGAGCCGATGTTCCAGACCTTCTGGCGGATGGGCCGCGAGCACTAGCTCGACACGCCGCTCCGGGGCCGAACACCTCGTCCTTCGACAAGCTCAGGATGAGGTGTTCGACTGCCGAGCCTGTAGATGGTCCTCATCCTGAGCTTGTCGAAGGACGATGACCACGCACGGCTGATACGCCGACCGCCCTAAGGCATCGGCGTTGAAGCTCAGGGAGAGGCTTCATTTTCCTTGTCATTCGGGAAGCACGCGCGATGTGCGGGATGCAACCAGCGCTCATCGCCAGACCATAAAAAAGGCGGGCCTCCCCAAGGCCCGCCTTTAGTTTTAGGTCCCCCTCGGGACGTGGGCGACGCTGGTCGCGCGACCTCCCCCAAGGTCTCGCGGTGCGTCGTTCTCCAAGCCGATGGCCTAGCGCCCGAGCCTCGGTCGGCCGGGTCGCGGCCGCGCCGATCGCCGACCGGCGTTCGTCCGAAGCAGCCGACACCTGTAAGGCTTTGCGCGGCGCGGGCCTTACATGCCGGTTCCATTTTCTTGATCCCTTGTCTCAAAGGAAAACGCCGCTCTCGCGCGGCGCCCCGCGCGGTGCGACGAACGCCCGCATTGGCGAATATGGTCAATGCGTGATTGTGCCTTGGGGGAGGCCACATGAATCATCCTTTGGACCCGCCCGCCGAAACACTGTTTCGGCTGGGGCGGACGAACTTCAGCACCCGGAGCGTCCCGCCCGAGCAGCGGCACGACTATTACCGGCGGGAAGTGCTGACGGCGCTCGACGCGCGCGACCCGGAACCGGGGTTCACGGCCAGCATCACCGCGCTGCGCCTGGGGCCCCACGCCTTCTACGTCACCGAGACCGGCGGCCAGACGATGTTCCGCACGCCGCAGATGATCGCCGCCGACGGCCTCGACCACTACATCGTCCAGTTCAACATCGCCGGCTCGCACACCGGCGACTTCGACGGCGTGCCGTTCTCGTTCGGTCCGGGCGAGGTGGGGATCTGCGACCTGTCGCGGCCGATGCTGATGCACAGCACCGCGGTCAAGGTGCTGACCACCTTCCTGCCGCGCGCCGAGGTCGAGGCCGTGGCGCCGAACATCGCGCTGCACGGCATGGTGCTGGACGCCAATCGCGCCGGCCTGCTGATCGAGCACCTGACGGCGGTGACCCGCTGGTTCCCGCAGCTGTTGCCCCAGACCCTGCCGGGCATCACCCGCGCCACGATCGAACTGCTGGGCGCGTGCCTGGCCATGGAGGCCGGGCGGGCCGATTTCGGCATGCGCGAGTCGCCGGTGCTGCTGCGGGCCCGGGCCTATGTCGAGCACAACCTGCTGGAGCCCAGCCTCAACCCCGCCAGGATCAGCGAGGCCCTGGGCGTGTCGCGCTCGACGCTCTACCGCCTGTTCGAGCCCCTGGGCGGGGTGACGGCCTATATCTGGGAGCGCCGCCTGCACCTGGCCCGCGCGGCGCTGCTGGATCCCAAGCGCGGCCGGCGGATCAGCGAGATCGCCTTCCAGTGCGGCTTCAGCAGCGAGGCCCATTTCAGCCGCAGCTTCCGCAAGGCGTTCAACATCCGCCCCAGCGACCTGCGCTCGCTGCAGCCCAGCCTGGGCGAGGAGCCCGACACGCCGTTCGCCAAGTGGACCGACGCGGCCACGGGGACCTGAGTGCGCACCCTCTCCCGATGGGAGAGGGCGCACACCGGGCCCCTGCACCGAATCTGCACGGCAAACGCGCCGATCCGCCCCGCCGTCCCGGTTGACCCCGCACGCGGAGCGCTGAACATGGGCGACATGCAGCGCACGATCCTGGTCGTCGACGACGACCCCCACATCCGCCAGCTCCTGGTGTTCGCCCTGGCCAAGGCCGGGCTCGAGACCCGCGAGGCGGCCGACGGCGAGGCGGCCCTGGCGGCCGTGGCCGAGCGGACGCCCGACCTGGTGGTGCTGGACATCAACATGCCGCGCCTGGACGGGCTGGAGGTCTGCCGCCGGCTGCGGGCCCGGGGCGACCTGCCGATCCTGTTCCTCAGTTCGCGCGACGACGAGATCGACCGGGTGCTGGGCATCGAGCTGGGGGCCGACGACTATGTGGTCAAGCCGTTCAGCCCGCGCGAGGTGACGGCCCGCGTCCAGGCCATCCTGCGCCGGGCCGGCGGCAAGGGCGCCGAGGCCGCCCCGGCCGACGGCCGCATCGTCCGCGGCCGGCTGAGCCTGGATCCCGAGGCCTGGAGCGCGGCCTGGGCCGACGGCCAGGTGTCGCTGACCGTCACCGAGTTCACGATCCTGAAGACCCTGGCCGCCACCCCGACCAAGGTGTTCAGCCGCGACGCCATCATCGACCGCCTGCGCGGCCCGGGCTTCGCGGTGACCGACCGCACCATCGACAGCCACGTACGAAACCTGCGGGCCAAGTTCGCCGGCGTGGGCGGGCACGACGTGATCGAGACCCGGGCCGGCATCGGCTACCGCCTGGGCGCCTGCCAGGGCGTCGGCGTCGGCGGATGAGCGCCGGGCTGGGGGCGTGGCTGCGGCGCTGGTGGCCGGCCTTGCGCCTGCGGACCATCCTGCTGACCGTGCTGCTGTTCGCCGCCGCCATGCCGGCCATCGGGGCGGTGTTCCTGCGCACCTACGAGAACACCCTGGTGCGCCAGACCGAGGCCGAGCTGACCTCGCAGGGCGCGGCCCTGGCGGCGGCGGCGGCAAATCTGTGGCCCGGCTCCGTGCGCGACCTGACGCCCGCCGACCCCGACGCCCGCGACGACCCCGGCTACTACCGCCCCGAATCGACCAGCGTCGACCTGCGCAGCTCGCCCCTGCTGCCCGAGCGGCCGGCCTCGGTCCCCGGCGCCAGGGCCGATCCCCAGGCCGAGGCGGCGGCCGAGGTGCTGGAGCCGATCTTCGACCAGACCAGCCGCAGCACCCTGGCCTCGATCCTGATCGTCGATCGTCACGGCGTCGTGGTGCGCGGCCTGGGGCAGGGCGGCAGCCTGGCGGCCCTGCCGGAGATCCAGGCGGCGCTGCAGGGCCGTTCGCGCACGGTCCTGCGCCGCAACGGGGCCTATCACCCGCGCTATTCGTTCGAGTGGCTCAGCCGCGCCTCGGCCGTGCGCCTGCACCATGCCCGGCCGGTGGTCGTCAACGGCCGGGTCGTCGGCGCGCTGCTGCTGTCGCGCTCGCCCCGGGCGCTGTTCCGCGGCGTCTATCAGGACCGGGGCAAGCTGCTGGTCGGGGCGGCGGCGACGATCCTGCTGCTGGTGCTGCTGTCGGGCCTGGTGTCGCGCGGCGTGACCCGGCCGATCGAGGCGCTGAGCGCCGCCACCCGCAGCGTGGCCACGGGCCAGGGCAGCGTGCCGGAGACCCCGGCCACCGCCGCCGTCGAGATCCGCGACCTCTACCAGGACTTCCGGGTGATGGCCGACGCCATCGCCGTGCGCTCGCGCTACCTGCGCGACTTCGCCGCCGCCGTCAGCCACGAGTTCAAGACCCCGCTGGCCGGGATCACCGGCGCGGTCGAGCTGCTGGACGACCACTTCGACACCATGACCCCGGACGAGCGGGGCCGGTTCCTTTCCAACATCTCGGCCGACAGCGCCCGTCTGTCGCAGCTGGTCGGCCGGCTGATGGACCTGGCGCGGGCCGACATGGCCATGCCGCAGGCGGGGGTGGCGTCCGAGCTGGCCCCGGCCGCGCGACGGGTGGCCGACGCGCAAGGCCGCGACATCGCCGTGCTCCTCGACCTGCCGGACGACCTGCCCCTGGTCGCCGCCCCCGAGGCGACGGTCGAGACCGTGCTGACCACCCTGGTCGAGAACAGCCGCCAGGCCGGGGCGAAGGTGGTGCGGATCGCCGCGGCGGCGGTCGGTGACGAGGTGATGCTGCGGGTGTCGGACGACGGCCCCGGCGTCCCGGCCGCCGACCGCGACCGCCTGTTCGAACCGTTCTTCACCAGCCGCCGCGAGACGGGCGGGACGGGGCTTGGGCTGTCGATCGCGCGGTCGCTGCTGGCGGCCAGCCAGGGGCGGATTTCGTTGGTCGAGGGAGAGGCGGGGGCGGTGTTTGAGGTGGGGTTGCCGAGGGGGTGAGGGGAAGGGCAGGTGCCTTGTAGGTTCATGGCTGTGATGATGCGCTATAGATTGGAACAAGCGTGTGCATGTCACGAAGGGGGCGGGTGAAGAATTCAGTTTCCGTGAATATTGTGATGTCTAAAGGTGCGCCGGTTATCTGAGATAGCGGGGCTAAGGCGGTGCGGATCTCTGAGCCGAGGGCGGCAAGGGGCCGCTTGGTTGGAGAAACGATCACTACTAGATCAACATCGTTGAAGGGCTGTTCAAGAAAGTACGAGCCCATGCCGTAGATGGCGCTAACACCGTCAAGCGCTTGTGCCATTTTGCGGGTTGTCTCGATCATTGAACTTTTGGTCAGCTCCGAAATCCCTATTCCGTAGCGCAGGAGCAAGCGTTCCCGCGTTGTAAAGTCCGATGTTACGCCTATCGCAGAACTCGGACGCTTCCCCCGTGGCTCCATTCCACTTGCCACCAAAATAGATGATATTGGTGTCAGGGAAGGTGGAGACCACTCGTTCAACAAGTTCAAGAGAGACGCTATATGCATTTACGCACACAACCGTAAGGCTATCGCCTTGAACGTTACGTATGATGTCAAACACGATATCATCGTGACGTGATATTATCCTAACGTTCTCATGGCTGGCGAGTACCCTTTCCAAAAACGTGATGCTACTGAAGGGGACTCCGAAATTATTTGCGCCGTTATTCATCCGAACGCATCTCCGAAGCCAGCTGGAAATTGTGGATAGTGGTCTTTTCGGTCATAGACATGAGCCTCGTAACTCTCAGCGTGGTTGGCAAATTCGGCGAACGCTATCGACTGTTCCTTGTTCAGCAACCCGATATTAGCTCGCACGACGTTCATGATACGACGGTTATTTGGGAGGATTTTATCCATTCGCCGCAGCTGCCATAGGTCAAATGCATTGGAGGCTGGTGATCGCTGGGCCACTTCCGACTGAGGCCCAAGTTCCTTCCAGGTGACATGGTTCTCGGCTAGCAACAGCGAGGTGAGGCGCCTTAACTCATCGAAGTTTTCGAAGCGCTCCTCTTCACCTAAGCGGCGGACACGATCCTCGCGCTGTGCCTTCCATTCCCTGAGCACACTAGCTGGGAATTCGCCCGCCGGCGCTTTGTCGACCTCTCGATGATGTGTCGGGCAAAGCAGAACAAGGTTGTCGTAAGAATCGTCGCCGCCGACTCCGTCGCCGCGCGGCCCTTCCTTGGCTTGCGCGATTACGTGTGCCATTTCGCCAATGATGTAGTCCCGGCCTTGCTCGGCACAGCGGGTTAGATCTTCATTGCAGCCAGGCTTCGAGCAACTACCAGCCGCTCTGCCCCACAATAGCTTGATGTCTAAAGTTGAAATGGCCATGCGCCATCGTAGGACGGAACTCGGCCTCCAGGGAGAGCGATCTGAGCCCACGGACGCTACCGCGACTTTGCTCTTCCTGTCAGGCGAGGTTCGGCACTCCACTTTCACTGGTGCTTTCACCCTTGCTTGTCAAAGACCCCCATCCGCTCCGGATAGGGCCGCGCCTTAAACCCTTGGTGGATCGGAGCTCTGGCGTCTGGCCGAGTCAAGGACGACGCGGAGCGTCGCCGCGACGCGGCCGCCGGAGGCGGTCCTTGACTCGGCCAGACGCCAGAGCAGGCTCGCCATCAAGGCTTTAAGGCGCGGCCTCGCCCGTTGGCGGTTGAGAAGAAGAGCGGCGCGTCGGTTTAGGCGGCGTCAGCCGACCTTGGCCTCAAGGCGCCTTCCGGGACAGGCCGTGTCCCAAGGCCGCGATGGCGATTATGCCAAACGGCCAGAGGCTGAAAAGAACGGTTTGCCAGACCTGGAAGCGGTGGAAGTCGATGGCGTTGTGCGACTGTCCCTGCTTGCCGCAGTATCCGAACGGGTGATCCAGGTAGAAATAGTGGGTCGACGCGTTGCAGAGGTGAATGGGGCCGTCTGGAAACAGGGCCACCCCGCCGACGAACCACACCAGCATGATCATGCCGATCACCGAGATCAAATTGCCCCGGAGCGTGATCATCCTTTCCGATGTCCACTGACGTTCAAGCGGCATGGTCCGGCCTGTCTCTTCCTGGGCGTCCCTGCCGCAGCCGGTGGATCGGAGCTGTGGCGTGCGACCAAGTCAAGGCGCGTCCTGGCCGTTGGCGGGCCTTCTGCTCATCCGTGCAACGGGGAGAAGAGAGCGGCCCCCAATGAATTGATCACCCACGGGACCGAACCGCGCCGTCCGGCATTGAACCCTCGCGCCGACCGATGGAGACTTCGAATGACCGGACTGTTGGCGATCGACCTGTTCGCCGTCGTGATCTTCGCCCTGGGGTTCCTGCTGGCCTTCAAGCCCGGCGTCTTCCGCGCGCTCAGGGGGCGGGAGCGGGGCGTGTCCGAGGACGTCGCCTCGGCCCTGCGCATCGCCGGGGTGATGGCCATGGCGTTCAGCGTGATGATCTGCGTGTTCGCCAACCTGATCGTCCGCTACTCGGCGGCCAGCGCGGCGGCGGGGTCCTGAGCCCTACAGCCGGCCGCGTCGTCCGCCCTTGAGCTTGTCCAGCGCGCGGCGGGCGTGCTCGACCTGGGCGGCGACTGGGGCGTCCACGGGCGCGTCCACGGGCGCGTCCACTGGGGCGGCGGCGGCCCTGGAGGCCATCAGCATCTCGCGCACATTGGCCAGGCCCTGGGCGGCGTGCAGGCCGGCGGCGGCCGTCTCGGCGATCTGCGGCTTGCCGCGCGGCGTCGGCAGGACCAACGCGACCTTGCGGGCCATGGCGGCTAGGTCGCCGATGGCTTTCGCCTTGTCGCGGGCCTGGCGGATGGCGGCGGGATCGGTGGTGGCCTCGATGCTCTTCCAGGCCGCCTCGAGGGCGTCCATCAGCTGGAGCTGGAAGGTCAGGCAGCGGGTGGGGATGTCTTGGGCTTGGGTCATGCCGCTAGTGTGCGGCCGTCCTGGAGGGTGGGGACAGGAAACATGCGTTTTTGTGTAGGGGTTTGATCGGGTTGAGGTTTGTTTCGGCGGGAGCGGGGATAAACGGCGTTTCAACCCACCTCGCCACCGTCATCCCGGGCCTCGTGCCCGGGACCCCTCCGTCCGCCGCAGGTGCGGAGGGGCGGCGCGCCGGCGCGCCGGCGCGCCAAGGCGCTTCACCTGCGAGCTGAACCAGGGGTCCCGGGCACAAGGCCCGGGATGACGGACTGAATAGCAACCTTGTGGATAACTTTTACGACGTCCACCCACCGCCCAGCGCCTTGTAGATCGCCACGACGTTGGTGTTGACCCCCGTCTCGGCGACGGTCAGCGAGTCCTCGGCCGCCAGCAGGGTCCGTTCGGCGTCCAAAAGCACCAGGAAGTCGATGCCGCCTTCCTTGTACTGGATGCGGGCCAGCTCGGCGGCGCGGCGCGAGGCGGCGGCCTGGTTGGTCAGGCTGACCAGTTGGGCCTGCTGCTGGCGGTAGGCGACCAGGGCGGTCTCCAGGTCCTCCAGCGCCCGCAGCACGGTCTGGTCGTAGACGGCCAGGCTGGCGTCGTTGCGAGCCTGGGCCGCCTTCAGCCGCTGGTGGGCGCCGCCCAGGTCGAGGGCCGGCCAGGACACCGACGGGGCCACCGACCAGGCCTGGCTGGCGCTGTTGCCGAAGCCCGAGGCCGAGCCCGACAGGAAGCCGATGAAGCCGCTGACCCGCACGCGGGGGAACAGGTCGGCCGTGGCGACCCCGACCTTGGCGGTCTGGGCGGCCAGGCGGCGCTCGGCGGCCTGGACGTCGGGGCGCCGGCGCAGCAGGTCGGACGCGTCGCCGATCGGCAGGGCGGCGATCAGCGGCGTGACCTCGGCTGTTGTGGCGACCAGGACCGCGTCCAGCTCGCCCGGCCGCTTGCCGACCAGGACGCAGAGCCGGTAGTTGGCCCGTTTCTCGGCGGTGATCAGCGACGGGATCGCCGCCTCGGTGGCGTTCAGGCGGGCCTGGGCGCTGGCCACGTCGATCGGGCTGCCGGCCCCGGCGTTGTAGCGCACCTGGGTCAGGCGCAGGGTCTCGCGCTGGGTGTCGAGGTTGCGGTTGGCCACGGCCAGCCGGGCCTGGGCCCCGCGCAGTTCGAGGTAATTTCGAGCCACCTCGGCGGCGATGGTCACCTGGGCGTCGCGCAGGTCGGCTTGCGCCGCCCCGGCCTCGGCCCGGGCCGATTCCACGCCCCGGCGGACGCGGCCGAACAGGTCGATCTCCCAGCCGGCGTCGAAGCCGGCCTGGTAGGTCTCGCTCTCCACCCGCTGGCCGTTCGAGCCCGGCTGCTGCTGGTCGCTCTTCTGGTAGGCGCCGCTGGCGGTGACCCGCGGCAGCTGGTCCAGGCGCGCGTCCTTGAACAGGGCCCGGGCCTCGTCCACCCGGGCGACCGCGACGCGGATGTCGAGGTTGCCGGCCAGGGCCTGGCTGATCAGGCCGTCCAGCACCGGGTCGTTGAACGCCTTCCACCATTGGGCCTCGGGCGCGGCGGTCGAGAAGGCCCCGGCCGGGGCGTTCTGCAGCACCACCGGCGCCTGGACCGGGGTCTTGTAGTCCGGGCCCACGGCGCAGGCCGAGAGCAGGAGCATGCTGGCGAACAGGCCGAGCTGGACCTTCAGGCTGCGCCAGCCGGGCTGGCGGGGTTGGATTGAAGCAAGCATCAGTGCGCCTCCACGACGGGCGTGGTTTGTTTGGCCGCCTTCAAGGCCGCCCGGCGGGCGGTGTTGCGGCGGATGACGAAGTAGAAGATCGGGGTCAGGACCAGGCCGAAGACCGTGACGCCCAGCATGCCGGAGAACACCGCCACGCCCATGGCCCGGCGCATCTCCGCGCCCGCCCCGTGCGAGACGACCAGCGGCCACACGCCCATGATGAAGGCGATCGAGGTCATCAGGATCGGCCGCAGCCGCAGGCGGCAGGCCTCCAGCACCGCCTGCATCGGGGTGTCGCCGTGCTCCTCGCGTTCCTTGGCGAACTCGACGATCAGGATGGCGTTCTTACACGCCAGCCCCACCAGCACGATCAGCCCGATCTGGGTGAAGATGTTGTTGTCGCCATGGGTCAGCAGCACGCCGGCCAGGGCCGACAGTAGGGTCATCGGCACGATCAGGATGACCACCAGCGGCAGGCTCCAGCTCTCGTACTGGGCGACCAGCACCAGGAAGGCCAGCAGCACGCAGAGCGGGAAGATGTAGACCGCCGTGTTGCCCGCCAGGATCTGCTGGTAGGTCAGCTCGGTCCACTCGTAGCCCATGCCGTTGGGCAGCTCCTGCTTGGCCAGGTCCTCCAGCGCCTTCTGGGCCTGGCCCGTCGAGTAGCCGGGGGCCGGGCCGCCGTTGATCTCGGCCGTGAGCACGCCGTTGTAATGGCTCTCGCGGTCGGGGCCCGTGGCCTCCTTGAAGCTGACGAAGGCGCCTAGCGGGATCATCTGGCCCGACCCGTTGCGGGTCTGCAGGCGCAGCATCTGCTCGGGCTGCAGGCGGAATTTCTGGTCGGCCTGGACGTTGACCTCGTAGGTGCGGCCAAAGCGGTTGAAGTCGTTGACGTACAGCGAGCCCAGATAGACCTGCATGGTCTCGAAGAGGTCGGTCAGGCTGACGCCCGAGGCCCGGGCCTTCTCGCGATCGATGTTGGCCTCGATCTTCGGCACGCTGACCTGGTAGGTCGAGAACACGCCGGCCAGGGCGGGGTCCTTGCGGGCCTTGTCGATCAGGTTCTGGGTCTGCTTGTTCAGCTCGTCCGGACCCAGGCCCGCGCGGTCGACGATCTGCATGCGGAAGCCGCCGATCGTGCCCAGCCCCTGCACCGACGGCGGCGGGAAGACCGCGATCTGGGCGTCGGGGATGGCGCCGAACTTCTGGTTCAGCTGGCCGACGATGGCGTTGGCCGACATCGACTTGTCCTTGCGGTCCTTGAAGTCGGACAGCGGGAAGAACACCGCGCCGGAGTTGGGGCTGTTGATGAAGCCGTTGGCCGACAGGCCGGGGAAGGCCACCGAGTGCTTGATGCCAGGCACCTTCATGGCGATGTCGCCCATCTGGCGGATGACCGCCTCGGTGCGGTCCAGCGAGGCCGCGTCGGGCAGTTGCACGACGGCGACCACATAGGCCTTGTCCTGCTGGGGCACGAAACCGCCGGGGGTCTTCATGAAGGCCCCGATCGTCAGGGCCAGCAGCAGGCCGTAGATCACCAGCCCCGCGGTCGACTTGCCCAGGGTGCGGCCGACATTGCGGACATAGCCGTTCGACGCCTTGGCGAAGAAGCGGTTGAACGGGTTGAACAGCCAGCCCAGGGCCGCGTCGATCAGCTTCTGGAAGCGGTCCTTGGGCGCGTCGTGGCTCTTGAGCAGCACCGCGGCCAGGGCCGGAGACAGCGTCAGGGAGTTGAAGGCCGAGATCACCGTCGAGATGGCGATGGTCAGGGCGAACTGACGATAGAACTGGCCCGACAGGCCGCTGATGAAGGCGGTCGGGATGAACACCGCGCACAGCACCAGGGCCGTGGAGATGATCGGCCCGGTGACCTCGCTCATGGCCTTGCGGGTGGCCGCCGCCGGTTCGAGGCCGTTGGATATGTTGCGCTCGACGTTCTCGACCACGACGATGGCGTCGTCGACGACGATGCCGATGGCCAGCACCAGGCCGAACAGGGTCAGGGCGTTGAGGCCGAAGCCCAGCATCAGCAGGACGGCGAAGGTGCCGATCAGCGAGACGGGCACGGCGATCAGCGGGATGATCGAGGCGCGCCAGCCCTGCAGGAACAGCACCACCACCAGCACCACCAGGATGATGGCCTCGATCAGGGTGTGGATCACCGAGTCGATCGATTCCTGCACGAAGGCGGTGGTGTCGTAGATGATCTCGTAGTCGACGCCCTCGGGGAACTCCTTCTTCAGCTCCTTCATCGTCTTCTTGATGTCGGCGGCCATGGCCAGGGCGTTGGAGCCGGGGCGCTGGAAGATCGGCATGGCCACGGCCGACTTGTTGTCGAGCAGCGAGCGCAGGGCGTAGTTGTTGGCGCCCATCTCGACCCGGGCCACGTCGCCCAGGTGGGTCAGTTCGCCATTGGCGCCGGAGCGGATGATGACGTTGCGGAACTGCTCCTCGTCGGTCAGGCGGCCGGGCGCGTTGATCGACAGCTGGAAGTCCGAGCCCATGTTGGTGGGCGGCGCCCCCAGCTGGCCGGCGGCGACCTGGACGTTCTGCTCGCGCAGGGCTTTGACCACGTCGCCGGCCGTCATGTTCAGCGAGGCCAGCTTTTCCGGATCCAGCCACACCCGCATGGAGTAGGCGCCGGCCCCGAAGATCTGCACGTCTCCGACGCCGTCGACGCGCTTGAGGCGGTCACGGACGTTCAGCTGCGCGTAGTTGCTCAGATAGAGCATGTCGTAGCGGTTGTTGGGCGAGATCATGTGCACGACCAGGGTCAGG
It encodes:
- a CDS encoding efflux RND transporter permease subunit, which encodes MNFSKFFVSRPRFAAVLSIVIFIAGLVALPRLPISEYPEVVPPTVVVRAAYPGANPAVIGQTVAAPLEQAINGVEGMIYQSSQSASDGAMILTVTFALGTDLDKAQVQVQNRVAQALPKLPQEVQRIGVTTDKASPDLTLVVHMISPNNRYDMLYLSNYAQLNVRDRLKRVDGVGDVQIFGAGAYSMRVWLDPEKLASLNMTAGDVVKALREQNVQVAAGQLGAPPTNMGSDFQLSINAPGRLTDEEQFRNVIIRSGANGELTHLGDVARVEMGANNYALRSLLDNKSAVAMPIFQRPGSNALAMAADIKKTMKELKKEFPEGVDYEIIYDTTAFVQESIDSVIHTLIEAIILVVLVVVLFLQGWRASIIPLIAVPVSLIGTFAVLLMLGFGLNALTLFGLVLAIGIVVDDAIVVVENVERNISNGLEPAAATRKAMSEVTGPIISTALVLCAVFIPTAFISGLSGQFYRQFALTIAISTVISAFNSLTLSPALAAVLLKSHDAPKDRFQKLIDAALGWLFNPFNRFFAKASNGYVRNVGRTLGKSTAGLVIYGLLLALTIGAFMKTPGGFVPQQDKAYVVAVVQLPDAASLDRTEAVIRQMGDIAMKVPGIKHSVAFPGLSANGFINSPNSGAVFFPLSDFKDRKDKSMSANAIVGQLNQKFGAIPDAQIAVFPPPSVQGLGTIGGFRMQIVDRAGLGPDELNKQTQNLIDKARKDPALAGVFSTYQVSVPKIEANIDREKARASGVSLTDLFETMQVYLGSLYVNDFNRFGRTYEVNVQADQKFRLQPEQMLRLQTRNGSGQMIPLGAFVSFKEATGPDRESHYNGVLTAEINGGPAPGYSTGQAQKALEDLAKQELPNGMGYEWTELTYQQILAGNTAVYIFPLCVLLAFLVLVAQYESWSLPLVVILIVPMTLLSALAGVLLTHGDNNIFTQIGLIVLVGLACKNAILIVEFAKEREEHGDTPMQAVLEACRLRLRPILMTSIAFIMGVWPLVVSHGAGAEMRRAMGVAVFSGMLGVTVFGLVLTPIFYFVIRRNTARRAALKAAKQTTPVVEAH